Below is a genomic region from Persicimonas caeni.
AGGTCATCCCCTCGGTGTGCGGGTTGGCCGGGAACTTGCCGGCGTTCATGATGGTGAAGTCAGGCTCGCCGAAGCCGGCGAGTTCCTCCTTGGTGGGCCGACGCAGCATGTTGCGCATGAACAGTGCGTGGTAGGCACGCGCGCAGATGATGCGAACCTTGAGCGAGTACTCCTCGTCCCATCCGGCGTAGCCGTCGAATACGAAGAGCTGGTCTTGGGTGTTCAGGTAATCAATCGCGCGCTGACGGTTGATCTCCCAGACCTCGGGCGACAGCGGGCGGTTGATATCGCCCCACCAGATGTCGTCCTGGCTCTCCGGGTTTTTGATCAGGCGCTTGTCGGTGGGTGTGCGACCGGTCTTCTCTCCCGAGTAGGCCATCAAAGCGCCGTGCTCGGAGATGGCCGTGCCCTTCTCGTTCTTGAGCGCCTCCTCGTACAGCCTCGCGGGAGGGGCGTTGCGCACAATATTTTTGACGTGGATGCCGTGTTTCTCTTCTAACCTGAGGTCGCTCATCGTTGCCTTTTCCTTGTTCAAGTTTGCGGCGGCTCGTGCTCGGAAGCTATAACCCCGAGTTGCCCTCGGTCAAGATTAGGGCCATGGCTCCCATCCCGTTTGTCTCGATCCACTAACAGGTGCAAGATGGGGTTGCAAGCCGGGGATAAGAATCAATAATTTGGGTTGGGTTGAGAACAATTCGACGGCCCTGCAGGACCGCGGCGCCTGCTACATAAGCAATTAAGGACATGAGGGCTGCGCATCGGAAATACGACTCAAATCGCCCCCCTCAATCCGAGACACGTCTCAAATCGCAACCCCTATGTCCTTAATTGTTTATGTAGAAGGCTTCACTGCAATCGAGACCTTTCAGCCTCCTAATCCTGATCAATGCCGTACTTCTCCAGCTTGTAGTACAGCGCGCTCGTCTTGATGCCCAACAGCCGGGCCGTCTCGGTCTTGACCCCCTCGGCTTTATCGTAAGCACGAAGGATCAACTGCTTCTCCAAATCCTCCAAAATCTCCGGCAGACTGCGCTCTCCCTGGGGGATCTCGAGCATGTTCTGATTCTTGCGTCCGATGATCGCCGGCGGCAGGTCCGCCAGGCGAATCTTGTCGCCCTCGGCGAAGACGAGCGCATGCTCGATGACGTTTTCGAGCTCGCGCACGTTGCCTGGCCACTTGTACGAGCGCAGCGCGCCCATGGCGTCGGGGGCGAGGCCGTCGACTTGGCTGCGGGTGCGCGAGGCGAGCTTGTCGATGAAGTGGCCGACCAACAGGTCGATGTCGCTGGGGCGCTCGCGAAGCGCCGGCAGGGTGATCGGGATGATGTGCAGCCGGTAGAAGAGGTCCTCGCGAAAGTTACCCTCCTCGACCTGCTCTTTGATGTCTTTGTTGGTCGCCGTGATCACGCGCACGTCGACCTCGATGGTCTCCTCGCCACCGACGCGCTCGAAGGAGCGCTCCTGGAGCACGCGAAGGAGCTTGAGCTGGATGGACGGGCTGATGTCGCCGATTTCGTCCAGAAAGATGGTGCCGCCGTCGGCCAACTCGAAGCGCCCCAGCCGACGCTTGTGCGCGCCGGTGAACGCGCCCTTCTCGTGACCGAACAGTTCCGATTCCAACAGCGTCTCGGCCAGCGCCGAGCAGTTGACTCGGATGAACGGGCCGTCTTTGCGCGTCGACGCCTCGTGGATGGCGCGCGCCACCAACTCCTTGCCGGTGCCCGACTCCCCGTAGATATAGACGGTGCTGTCGGTCGGGGCGACCTTCTCGACCATCTTGAAGACCTCGCGCATCGCCTCGGAATCACCGACGATGTCGAAATCGTCGAGGTGGCCGGCGTCGCGGCGCAGCATCTCGTTTTCGCTGCTGAGCCGCTCGGTCTCCTTGCGCGAAGCCTGCACCTCGAGCGCCTTTTTGATCTTGGTGCGCAGCAGGTCGGGCGGAAACGGCTTGGGGATGAAGTCGAAGGCGCCGTGCTTCATCGCCTCGACCGCCTTCTCGATGCTGCCAAAGGCGGTCACGATCATGACCAGCGTCTCCGAATCTTTGGAGAGCACCGTCTCGAGCACCTCCATGCCGCCGACCTCGTCCATCTTCAGGTCGGTGATGACCAGGTCGGGCTTTCGCTGGTCGAAGGCCTCTAGGCCCAACCGGCCGTTAGCCGCCGCGGTCGCCTCGAAGCCCATGCGCTCGACCACTTGCGTGATCCCTTCGCGCAGGGTGTCGTTGTCTTCGATGATGAGTATATGTGGCATTGTATACCTTCAATTTGGCTAAGCTCAGCTTTTCGGCGCCCCCCATCCGCTTCGCGCTGTACTACGCGCTCGGCACCTTCCCCGGGGGGAAGGGTTGCCTCCGCCATAAAGCTACCAATGTGGTTCTCGCAAGGACATCCCTTCCCCCCGGGGAAGGTGCCCGTAGCGCAGCGAAGGGCGGATGGGGGTCCTCGGAAACCTGTACCGCCTCACCCCAACCACCCTTCCGGAATCTGTTGCTCCACCGGCTTCACGTCCGGGTCGAACGGTATCACAATCCGCACCACCGTCCCGACGCCGACCTCGCTGTCGATCTCCATGCGCCCACCATGCTGGCTGACGATCTGTTTGGTCAACGCCAATCCCAGCCCACTGCCCTTCTCTTTGGTGGTAAAGAAGGGTGTAAGTATCTCTTCGACCTTCTCGGCGGGGATGCCCGGCCCGTCGTCGCGCACGGCGATCTCGCGGGTGTCGTCGCCACGCGCGCTCACCGCCAAGGTGATCGTGCCGCTGCCGTCGCACGCCTGATACGCGTTCCGGATCAAGTTGATGACCGCGCGTCGGAGCCTCTCGCGGTCCGCGCTCAGTTCCAACTCGTCGTCCACCTCGACGGACAGCGCGCAGCCGGCCTCGTCGACCTCGCCGGCCAAAAGCCCGCAGACCTCGTCGGCGAATTCGCCGGCCGGGAACCGCTCGAGTTCGAGCGGCACGTTGCGGGCGAAATCGAGGAAGTCTTTGACCACCTTTTCCAGATAGGTCAGCTCGCGGCGAATCTTGTCGAGTTTGTCGAGCTTCTGGCGGGTTTCTTCGGTGTCGGGCTCCTCTTCGAGGTCCTCGCGCAACAGCCCACAGAAGAGCTCCATGCCGCCCAGCGGATTTCGCACCTCGTGAGCGATGCCGGAGAGCATCATCTGCATCTGGCGGTCGCGGCTGAGGATATTCTTGCGCATCTCTTCGAAGGAGGAGGCCAAAAAGGCGATTTCGTCGCCCTCCTCGGCCGCCTCGCCCGGGCTCGTATCGTCGCCGCCGTCGGCCACCGGCGCCTCGAAGTCGCCCTCGCCGAGCCGACGCGCGGCGTCGACGAGCCGGTTGACCGGCTTGACCAGGGCGCGTGAGAAGAGCGTGCCCGCCACGACCACCAGCAAGAGCCCGACGCCGCCGAGCACGGTGAGCATACTGGCGAAGTTGCGCAACAACTCGAAGTATTGGGCGCTCCCCTCGACCCCGATGGCCGCGATGACTTGGCCGTCTTGGGTGATCGGCGCATACCCGGTCTTGTAGAAGGTGCCCTGTTCATCTCGAAACAACACACTCGTGGTGGGCTTGCCGGTGTCGAAGGTGCGCCCCACCTCGACCCGATCGGCTTCGACCTCGTAGAGTTGCTGGCCGAAGCTGACGCCCTGGCGCGTGTCGACCAGGCTTTTCATGTCGCGGTCGAATAAGAAGACCCGGCGCACCTCGGTCTGCTCGCGGGTTTGGCGCAGCTTGTCGCGCAGGCGCTCGAGCACGCGTTTTTTGCTCGGCTCGAGCCTGGCGATCTGGGCCGCCTCGATGCTCTCGGACATGTCGGCCGACAAGGTCTGCCCCACGGCGACCAGACGCTTACCCAGCTCGTCCTCGAGGCCCTGGCGCGCAGCGAAGTACGCCAGAAACCCGTAGACGAGCACAATGAGCAGCGTGGGGACCAAAAAGACCCCGATCAACTTGTTGCGAAGCGACGTACGAAACACGTTCATCGAACCCACGAAGCTGCGAGCAGTGGACGATCGCGTCCTAAACTAGCAGTCCCGTCTTCAAATTGACACTCTTGCGTATTGCTTGCCCGCTGCACTAAACTCTTAGTTAACAGTCTTTCCGCATCAGAAGCGACGTTACCGAATGGCCTCGTCGGAAGAAAATCCGGCCTCTGCTGCGCCCGAGAGCAAAAACGGAACGGGCACCAGTGAGAAGTCTGAATCATCTGAGAAGCCCAAGAAGAAGACCCTGATCGGCCTCGGCAAGCTCCGGGAATCGCTCAAAAAGTCTTCTTCGGGCAATAAGAGCACCTCTCTGCGCATTCCCAAACCCTCCTCGCGCAAGAAAAAGAAGACCCAGCTCGGGCTTCCCAGCCCCAAAAAGCTGGGCGAGCAAAATGACGACGACGCGGAGGCGAGCGAGGAGTCCACAGAAGACGAGGCGACCACCGATCGAGTCGAAGACGTTCCCGAAGAGACCTTCGACGACGCCGAGCCCGACACCGATCGCATCGATGGCGCCGTCTACGATGACGAAGGGCCGAATACCGACCAGATGAGCGCCGACGAGCTCGCCAAGAGTCTGCCGGGGCTTGCGGTTCCGGGGGCAGTCTCGAAGGCCAAGGCGACCGGCGCCGATCACGACGGTGCTCCTGCCGACAGCTCGCTTATCGAAGACGTCGAGCTCGAAGAGCCTGTCGACGCGCCCATGGAAGCCGAAGCGACCATGCTCACCGACAGCCCCTTCGAGGCGGCGTCGGGTTTCGGAGCCGAGCCCGCCGAGTCGAGCACCGACGCCGACGACATGAGCGCCGACGAGGACTTCGGCGCCGAGGCGACCATGATCACCGATTCGCCGCTCGACGATGACGCGGTCGACGAGGACGATTTCGGCGTCGAGGCGACGATGGTGACCGACTCGCCGCTCGATGACCCGGCGGCCGATGCGGAGTTCGACGGCGGCGAAAAGACGATGGTCTCTGCCCCGCTGAGCGAGACCGACCCGTCGCACGAGAGGCCCAAGCCGCACGTGCGCCCCAGACGCCAGACCAACCCGAACCCGCCGACGCCCGAGCAGCAGGCCAGAAGTGGCCAGTACGCGATTCCGGCGGTCGATCGCTCGGGCGATATCCCGCGTGACGCCCACCAAGACGCCTACCAAGACGCCCAGCAAGAAGCGACGCTCGACGCCGACGTCT
It encodes:
- a CDS encoding sigma-54-dependent transcriptional regulator; amino-acid sequence: MPHILIIEDNDTLREGITQVVERMGFEATAAANGRLGLEAFDQRKPDLVITDLKMDEVGGMEVLETVLSKDSETLVMIVTAFGSIEKAVEAMKHGAFDFIPKPFPPDLLRTKIKKALEVQASRKETERLSSENEMLRRDAGHLDDFDIVGDSEAMREVFKMVEKVAPTDSTVYIYGESGTGKELVARAIHEASTRKDGPFIRVNCSALAETLLESELFGHEKGAFTGAHKRRLGRFELADGGTIFLDEIGDISPSIQLKLLRVLQERSFERVGGEETIEVDVRVITATNKDIKEQVEEGNFREDLFYRLHIIPITLPALRERPSDIDLLVGHFIDKLASRTRSQVDGLAPDAMGALRSYKWPGNVRELENVIEHALVFAEGDKIRLADLPPAIIGRKNQNMLEIPQGERSLPEILEDLEKQLILRAYDKAEGVKTETARLLGIKTSALYYKLEKYGIDQD
- a CDS encoding sensor histidine kinase, whose translation is MNVFRTSLRNKLIGVFLVPTLLIVLVYGFLAYFAARQGLEDELGKRLVAVGQTLSADMSESIEAAQIARLEPSKKRVLERLRDKLRQTREQTEVRRVFLFDRDMKSLVDTRQGVSFGQQLYEVEADRVEVGRTFDTGKPTTSVLFRDEQGTFYKTGYAPITQDGQVIAAIGVEGSAQYFELLRNFASMLTVLGGVGLLLVVVAGTLFSRALVKPVNRLVDAARRLGEGDFEAPVADGGDDTSPGEAAEEGDEIAFLASSFEEMRKNILSRDRQMQMMLSGIAHEVRNPLGGMELFCGLLREDLEEEPDTEETRQKLDKLDKIRRELTYLEKVVKDFLDFARNVPLELERFPAGEFADEVCGLLAGEVDEAGCALSVEVDDELELSADRERLRRAVINLIRNAYQACDGSGTITLAVSARGDDTREIAVRDDGPGIPAEKVEEILTPFFTTKEKGSGLGLALTKQIVSQHGGRMEIDSEVGVGTVVRIVIPFDPDVKPVEQQIPEGWLG